The following proteins come from a genomic window of Pyxidicoccus sp. MSG2:
- a CDS encoding helix-turn-helix domain-containing protein yields MDHVEFGKYLSQQRELRGLSRDDVARETKIPPTLISALEAGQVERLPSRIFVVNYIKAYASVIGMSPEEAVLRYEEVDKSVPAPSPVQLEQERRKRAYVGLTVLVVALLLGVYLFLVLSGKLPSPLAR; encoded by the coding sequence GTGGACCACGTCGAATTCGGCAAGTACCTCAGCCAGCAGAGAGAGCTTCGGGGACTCTCGCGCGATGACGTCGCGCGGGAGACGAAGATTCCTCCCACCCTCATCTCGGCCCTGGAGGCCGGGCAGGTGGAGCGGCTGCCCTCGCGCATCTTCGTGGTGAACTACATCAAGGCGTACGCGAGCGTCATCGGCATGTCCCCCGAGGAGGCGGTGCTCCGCTACGAGGAGGTGGACAAGTCGGTGCCGGCGCCTTCGCCGGTGCAGCTCGAGCAGGAGCGGCGCAAGCGGGCGTACGTGGGGTTGACGGTGCTGGTGGTGGCCCTGCTGCTGGGCGTGTACCTGTTCCTCGTGCTGAGCGGGAAGCTTCCCTCCCCGCTTGCGCGTTGA
- the tgl gene encoding social motility TPR repeat lipoprotein Tgl — protein MSRLALASCSLALLLVSAGCAHTPTEKERRSAEIHYDLAIQAQQLGNMQDAVRELKLSLENDPDYPEANNAMGILLHLSFRRPEEAVAHYERALKVRPTFSEARTNLANVHLDQGRYDEAIKLYEQVLNDMLYPTPYIAQGNMGWAWYKKGDTARALESIKAAVTTNPSFCLGYRNLGFIYDETGRTDEACRQFSRYRESCPDVADAYLRDGVCQAKQGQVDAAKQAFAGCEAKAKPAEQQLKDDCRRLLEKL, from the coding sequence ATGTCCCGCCTCGCCCTCGCGTCCTGCTCGCTCGCGCTCCTGCTGGTGTCCGCCGGCTGTGCCCACACTCCCACGGAGAAGGAGCGCCGGAGCGCGGAGATCCACTACGACCTGGCCATCCAGGCGCAGCAGCTGGGCAACATGCAGGACGCCGTGCGCGAGCTGAAGCTGTCGCTGGAGAACGACCCGGACTACCCGGAAGCCAACAACGCGATGGGCATCCTGCTGCACCTGTCGTTCCGCCGGCCGGAGGAGGCCGTGGCGCACTACGAGCGCGCCCTGAAAGTCCGGCCGACCTTCTCCGAGGCGCGCACCAACCTGGCCAACGTGCACCTGGACCAGGGCCGCTATGACGAGGCCATCAAGCTCTACGAGCAGGTCCTCAACGACATGCTCTACCCGACGCCCTACATCGCCCAGGGCAACATGGGCTGGGCCTGGTACAAGAAGGGCGACACGGCCCGTGCGCTGGAGAGCATCAAGGCGGCGGTGACGACAAACCCCTCGTTCTGCCTGGGCTATAGGAATCTGGGGTTCATCTACGACGAGACGGGGCGCACGGACGAGGCGTGCCGCCAGTTCTCCCGGTACCGGGAGAGCTGCCCGGACGTGGCGGACGCGTACCTGCGCGACGGCGTGTGTCAGGCGAAGCAGGGCCAGGTGGACGCGGCGAAGCAGGCCTTCGCCGGTTGCGAGGCCAAGGCAAAGCCCGCTGAACAACAGCTGAAGGATGACTGCCGGAGGTTGCTGGAAAAGCTCTAG
- a CDS encoding social motility and stimulation tgl protein encodes MFNLDERYRGLPATREQVLALHISLNTPHVAIPGKQAGPAQAFVVGIRGGQGAAAVFVYLYLAEAADCAVYLSGRRNTTGDEYREDEGDALAFVESLGFMMDDANWRAAPPTQQDEWLKTLPVFFKEPKLVPAVVARAEEKKNVTTTLGRFLAAF; translated from the coding sequence GTGTTCAACCTCGACGAGCGCTACCGGGGCCTGCCTGCCACGCGGGAGCAGGTCCTCGCGCTGCACATCTCCCTCAACACGCCGCACGTGGCGATTCCGGGCAAGCAGGCCGGGCCGGCGCAGGCGTTCGTCGTGGGCATCCGTGGAGGGCAGGGCGCCGCAGCCGTCTTCGTGTACCTCTACCTGGCCGAGGCCGCCGACTGCGCCGTGTACCTGTCCGGCCGGCGCAACACGACGGGCGACGAGTACCGAGAGGACGAAGGCGACGCGCTGGCCTTCGTGGAGTCGCTCGGCTTCATGATGGACGACGCCAACTGGCGCGCCGCGCCGCCCACGCAGCAGGATGAGTGGCTCAAGACGCTGCCCGTGTTCTTCAAGGAACCGAAGCTCGTGCCCGCCGTGGTGGCGCGCGCCGAGGAGAAGAAGAACGTCACCACCACCCTGGGCCGCTTCCTCGCCGCCTTCTGA
- a CDS encoding lytic transglycosylase domain-containing protein, which translates to MKAPALSGGRSFGTRLFEHLHALSSGCSRLPLLAGLALVVSARLVPLLDQRPVQPVVPEVVAAEATPPEGGLIDAVLARRAPDLGLTLRRQLGQAIAEEARSTGYDPLLILALIDVESDFEEEAISEKGAKGLMQIKPSTLHFLAEKEGLRLSREEVTADPALCVRLGIRYLHSLQERFGGDLDLALMAYNAGPTRIRTAIKEGELDRFRRYPRLVRRDFRRFREGHGLGGDWSLAQRELPAEPVQPAP; encoded by the coding sequence GTGAAAGCCCCCGCCCTCTCGGGCGGGAGGTCTTTCGGAACGCGGCTCTTCGAGCATCTCCACGCCCTCAGCTCTGGCTGCTCCCGGCTCCCGCTCCTGGCGGGGCTGGCGCTCGTCGTGTCCGCGCGGCTGGTGCCGCTGCTGGACCAGCGGCCCGTGCAGCCGGTGGTGCCGGAGGTGGTGGCGGCGGAAGCCACGCCCCCCGAGGGCGGGCTCATCGACGCGGTGCTGGCGCGACGGGCCCCGGACCTGGGGCTCACCCTGCGGCGGCAGCTGGGGCAGGCCATCGCCGAGGAGGCCCGGAGCACGGGGTATGACCCGCTGCTCATCCTGGCCCTCATCGACGTGGAGTCCGACTTCGAGGAGGAGGCCATCTCCGAGAAGGGCGCGAAGGGGCTGATGCAGATCAAGCCCAGCACGCTGCACTTCCTGGCGGAGAAGGAGGGCCTGCGCCTGTCGCGCGAGGAAGTGACGGCGGACCCCGCCCTCTGCGTGCGGCTGGGCATCCGCTACCTGCACTCCCTGCAGGAGCGCTTCGGCGGGGACCTGGACCTGGCCCTCATGGCCTACAACGCCGGGCCCACCCGCATCCGCACCGCCATCAAGGAGGGCGAGTTGGATCGCTTCCGGCGCTATCCCCGGCTGGTGCGGCGGGACTTCCGGCGCTTCCGCGAGGGCCACGGCCTGGGCGGCGACTGGTCCCTGGCGCAGCGGGAGCTGCCCGCGGAGCCCGTGCAGCCGGCCCCCTGA